Proteins encoded by one window of Nocardia goodfellowii:
- a CDS encoding NAD(P)H-dependent oxidoreductase — protein sequence MTSAGPMLWILAHPDTDSLSHSLYRHGVGHLRATGHRVIDVDLYAERWNPVLSEEDTVGATGDTFSDRQRDATQRRKLPADVLRHQRLVAESHTVIVQFPLWWYGMPAILKGWFDRVFTNGFAFGIRDRDGKVRKYGDGGLAGRRLLPIVTAGDRADALGPRGISGDIDDILWPLLHGTAHYTGMQPLRPHLIGSAGHVDAAAHRHTLDALTARLDSLDVESPIRYRSLRGGDYTTTHELRPQVRPGEHGLTIHRLDTRDPAVAQRL from the coding sequence ATGACTTCGGCCGGACCAATGCTGTGGATACTCGCCCATCCCGACACCGACTCGCTCAGTCACTCGCTGTACCGCCACGGCGTCGGACATCTGCGTGCCACCGGGCACCGGGTGATCGATGTCGACCTCTACGCGGAGCGCTGGAACCCGGTCCTGAGCGAGGAGGACACGGTCGGCGCGACCGGGGATACGTTCTCCGACCGGCAACGCGACGCGACCCAGCGGCGGAAGTTGCCTGCCGATGTCCTGCGCCACCAGCGACTCGTGGCCGAATCGCACACGGTGATCGTGCAATTCCCGCTCTGGTGGTACGGCATGCCGGCGATTTTGAAAGGGTGGTTCGACCGCGTCTTCACCAATGGGTTCGCGTTCGGCATCCGCGACCGGGACGGCAAAGTCCGCAAGTACGGCGACGGCGGGCTCGCCGGTCGGCGCCTGCTGCCCATCGTCACCGCGGGCGATCGGGCCGATGCGCTGGGCCCGCGCGGGATCAGCGGAGACATCGACGACATTCTCTGGCCCCTGCTGCACGGCACCGCGCACTACACCGGCATGCAGCCGCTACGCCCGCATCTCATCGGCAGCGCCGGCCACGTCGACGCCGCCGCCCACCGCCACACCCTTGACGCGCTGACCGCGCGCCTGGACAGCCTCGACGTCGAATCGCCCATCCGCTACCGATCGCTCCGCGGCGGCGACTACACCACCACCCACGAACTGCGCCCGCAGGTGCGGCCGGGCGAACACGGACTCACCATCCACCGCCTCGACACCCGCGATCCCGCAGTGGCGCAACGACTCTGA
- a CDS encoding helix-turn-helix domain-containing protein has product MPGRRLTGTDRAQIARGLSQGLGHAEIARQLGRPTSTVSREIARNGGPGRYRADLAQLAATRRARRKPRPAEVRRLSENTGPAPEVAAAIVRDITASLVATGVPRTAAGVMACLYTAETGSRTAAELVRQLQVSPATVSQAVTLLEAQGMLLRGHDENSRRQRYFIDADAGLRTVVASARANQRLAAAAQRAANAFGAEHPAGARLAAAAQFLEQIGNDIIRSAENWHAAAGARSS; this is encoded by the coding sequence GTGCCAGGACGCAGACTCACCGGAACCGACCGAGCGCAGATCGCCAGAGGCCTGTCTCAGGGCTTGGGTCATGCCGAAATCGCCCGGCAACTCGGCCGTCCCACCTCGACGGTCAGCAGGGAAATCGCGCGCAACGGCGGACCCGGCCGCTACCGGGCAGATCTGGCGCAGCTCGCCGCCACCCGTCGGGCCCGGCGTAAGCCGCGCCCGGCCGAGGTGCGGCGGCTCAGCGAAAACACCGGTCCGGCACCGGAAGTGGCCGCCGCGATCGTTCGCGACATCACCGCGTCCCTCGTCGCGACCGGCGTGCCACGTACCGCCGCGGGCGTCATGGCCTGCCTGTACACCGCCGAGACCGGCAGCCGCACCGCGGCCGAACTGGTGCGGCAGTTACAGGTCAGCCCCGCGACGGTCTCGCAGGCGGTCACATTGCTGGAAGCGCAAGGCATGCTCTTGCGCGGCCACGACGAAAACAGCAGGCGGCAGCGCTATTTCATCGACGCCGACGCGGGCTTGCGGACTGTCGTGGCCAGCGCCCGCGCCAATCAGCGACTGGCCGCGGCCGCGCAGCGCGCCGCGAACGCCTTCGGCGCCGAGCATCCCGCCGGAGCCCGGCTGGCGGCAGCCGCTCAGTTCCTCGAACAGATCGGCAACGACATCATCCGCTCGGCGGAGAACTGGCATGCCGCTGCCGGGGCGCGGTCGAGCTGA